A region from the Campylobacter subantarcticus LMG 24377 genome encodes:
- the ciaB gene encoding invasion protein CiaB, which translates to MNDFKQIAKIVKNRKQNINSLYNILQTNQSHPLIDRTLELANLENEKSNVLAMLRRLVDLKEENLVQELEKKGLSEEEIAQIKYKVFSLVRAFYEVEHQDLIDEIKNKNLLDEFYLALAQGVHNIGVVMNSFELVWSKQILDTNNKILKEQFPNLSDALEFLKQNELYQFNQDGEICERSYGALVKIGTIWKFLPYAKAFENEVLKLEYEFDKLLEKLRNCALDDEKNAYIDYIEKLKFAFCEKDNNEVVKKWQEAELAWMEVKCPLQIGHPLEYYEDSYTHAVALEWDIRLEDMSDFNGGEFKDKIKESFAMVYANLDEEDEVLFDEVNFNLEKTQLYICMPMIFYGAELKGLFSAQVVPNDEYVSNIAGKKIFAFLNYVYENAKTKPFMKLSSMVFEKEFLDYGREILFYNEKLWKRIYEVSTIGHEFGHIFFVANDSEKKMNESGVFKNIEEFKATAGGLVNFFLHEEDDLKLPVFYELIKRAIGLISWQRVEEVKPYYTEGLIHLSLLFKSGVLSFANEKLNIKFDEEAYESFKAVFMQNYYKLARHYILKEDAKNYLDEFCVLEDGVFLPLNDECKEFVKYYYELHKLYGNEIDESGEFEKYSNAR; encoded by the coding sequence ATGAATGATTTTAAGCAAATAGCAAAAATTGTGAAAAATAGGAAACAAAATATCAATAGTCTTTATAATATACTTCAAACTAATCAAAGTCACCCTTTGATAGATAGAACTTTAGAACTGGCTAATCTTGAAAATGAAAAAAGCAATGTTTTGGCAATGTTGCGTCGCTTGGTGGATTTAAAAGAGGAAAATTTAGTTCAAGAGCTTGAGAAAAAAGGTTTAAGTGAAGAAGAAATTGCTCAAATAAAATATAAAGTTTTTTCTTTAGTAAGAGCTTTTTATGAAGTAGAGCACCAAGATTTAATTGATGAGATTAAGAATAAAAATTTACTTGATGAGTTTTATTTGGCTTTAGCTCAAGGTGTGCATAATATAGGCGTGGTAATGAATTCCTTTGAGCTTGTTTGGAGTAAGCAAATTTTAGATACAAATAATAAAATCTTAAAAGAACAATTTCCAAATTTAAGCGATGCTTTGGAGTTTTTAAAACAAAATGAACTTTATCAGTTTAACCAAGATGGGGAAATTTGTGAAAGAAGCTATGGGGCTTTAGTCAAAATAGGGACTATTTGGAAATTTTTACCTTATGCAAAAGCTTTTGAAAATGAAGTTTTAAAGCTTGAATATGAGTTTGATAAACTTTTAGAAAAACTAAGAAATTGTGCGCTAGATGATGAAAAAAATGCTTATATTGATTATATAGAAAAATTAAAATTTGCTTTTTGTGAAAAAGACAATAACGAGGTAGTTAAAAAATGGCAAGAAGCAGAACTTGCATGGATGGAAGTAAAATGCCCATTACAAATTGGTCATCCTTTAGAATACTATGAAGACTCTTATACACATGCAGTAGCACTTGAGTGGGATATACGCTTAGAAGATATGAGTGATTTTAATGGGGGTGAGTTTAAAGATAAAATCAAAGAAAGCTTTGCAATGGTGTATGCAAATTTAGATGAAGAAGATGAGGTTTTGTTTGATGAAGTGAATTTTAATCTTGAGAAAACTCAGCTTTATATTTGTATGCCTATGATTTTTTATGGAGCAGAGCTTAAGGGACTTTTTTCTGCTCAAGTAGTACCAAATGATGAGTATGTAAGTAATATAGCAGGTAAAAAGATCTTTGCTTTTTTAAATTATGTTTATGAAAATGCTAAAACCAAGCCTTTTATGAAGCTTTCTTCTATGGTGTTTGAAAAAGAATTTTTAGATTATGGTAGAGAAATTTTATTTTATAATGAAAAACTATGGAAAAGAATTTATGAAGTTTCTACTATAGGTCATGAGTTTGGGCATATTTTCTTTGTGGCAAATGATAGTGAAAAGAAAATGAATGAAAGTGGTGTGTTTAAAAATATAGAAGAGTTTAAAGCCACTGCAGGTGGGCTTGTGAATTTCTTTTTGCATGAAGAAGATGATTTAAAGCTTCCTGTATTTTATGAGCTTATTAAAAGGGCTATAGGATTGATTTCTTGGCAAAGAGTAGAGGAGGTTAAGCCTTATTATACAGAAGGTTTGATTCATTTGTCATTGTTGTTTAAATCAGGGGTGCTATCTTTTGCAAATGAGAAATTAAACATTAAATTTGACGAAGAAGCATATGAGAGTTTTAAGGCTGTATTTATGCAAAATTACTATAAGCTAGCAAGACATTATATACTAAAAGAAGATGCTAAAAACTATCTAGATGAATTTTGTGTTTTAGAAGATGGGGTATTTTTACCACTTAATGATGAGTGTAAAGAATTTGTAAAATATTACTATGAATTACACAAACTTTATGGCAATGAAATCGATGAAAGTGGAGAGTTTGAGAAGTACTCTAACGCAAGATAA
- a CDS encoding acyl-CoA thioesterase, with protein MKDMGEPKLRVIAMPSNTNPAGNIFGGWIMSQIDLAGAIAARELSPQRVVTVAVDKIIFKEPIFVGDLVSCYAKIIKAGNTSITVAVEVVTQRANDYGRVYCMHVTSAVVTYVSVDKDGNKFPIDADLKRLHGF; from the coding sequence ATGAAAGATATGGGAGAACCTAAGCTAAGAGTTATAGCCATGCCAAGCAATACAAACCCTGCTGGTAATATCTTTGGTGGTTGGATCATGTCACAAATTGATCTAGCTGGAGCCATTGCTGCAAGAGAACTTTCCCCTCAAAGAGTAGTAACCGTAGCAGTGGATAAGATCATTTTTAAAGAACCAATTTTCGTAGGTGATTTGGTATCTTGTTATGCAAAAATCATCAAAGCAGGTAATACTTCTATCACCGTAGCAGTAGAAGTAGTTACCCAAAGAGCTAATGATTATGGCCGTGTATATTGCATGCATGTAACTTCAGCTGTAGTAACTTATGTAAGCGTAGATAAAGATGGAAATAAATTTCCTATTGATGCGGATTTAAAAAGATTACACGGCTTTTGA
- a CDS encoding ribose-phosphate pyrophosphokinase: MRGYKIFSGSANEEFAKKISKYLSLPLSNAGVKRFSDGEISIQIDESVRGKDVFIIQSTCAPTNDNLMELLIMTDALRRSSASSITAIIPYFGYARQDRKASPRVPITAKLVANLIESAGVDRVATIDLHAGQIQGFFDIPVDNLYGSIIFNDYIKNKNYKNPIIASPDIGGIARARSVAKALGLDIVIVDKRREKANESEVMNIIGDVKDKEVILVDDIIDTAGTIVKAAEVFKSKGAKSVIACCTHPVLSGVAYERVAKDALDELVVTDTIPLKQQMDKIKVLSVAPIFGEVIRRVYHNESVNSLFV, encoded by the coding sequence ATGCGTGGATATAAAATATTTTCTGGTTCAGCAAATGAGGAATTTGCTAAAAAAATCTCAAAATACCTTTCACTACCTCTAAGCAATGCAGGTGTGAAGCGTTTTAGTGATGGTGAAATTAGCATTCAAATAGATGAGAGCGTGCGTGGTAAAGATGTATTTATCATACAAAGCACTTGTGCTCCAACTAATGATAATTTAATGGAGCTTTTAATCATGACAGATGCTCTGCGTCGCTCAAGCGCAAGCTCTATCACGGCTATCATTCCTTATTTTGGTTATGCTAGACAAGATAGAAAAGCAAGTCCTAGGGTGCCTATTACTGCAAAATTAGTAGCAAATCTCATTGAATCAGCAGGAGTGGATAGAGTAGCCACCATAGACTTACATGCTGGACAAATTCAAGGCTTTTTTGATATACCTGTGGATAATCTTTATGGAAGTATTATTTTTAATGATTATATCAAAAATAAAAACTATAAAAATCCTATCATCGCAAGTCCTGACATAGGCGGTATAGCAAGAGCTAGAAGCGTAGCAAAAGCTTTAGGACTTGATATTGTTATAGTAGATAAAAGACGTGAAAAGGCCAATGAAAGCGAAGTAATGAACATCATCGGTGATGTAAAAGATAAAGAAGTAATTTTAGTAGATGATATTATCGATACAGCAGGAACCATCGTAAAAGCTGCTGAAGTATTTAAAAGCAAAGGTGCAAAGTCTGTAATAGCTTGCTGTACTCACCCTGTACTTAGTGGTGTAGCGTATGAGAGAGTAGCCAAAGATGCGCTTGATGAGCTAGTAGTAACTGACACTATACCTTTAAAACAACAAATGGATAAAATCAAAGTCCTAAGCGTAGCACCTATTTTTGGTGAGGTAATACGCAGAGTTTATCATAACGAGAGTGTGAATTCTTTATTTGTATAA
- a CDS encoding site-specific DNA-methyltransferase, whose product MLKDKLLQDLEEHFETLGQVRNLAQIYDEKLFVYLLEESKYKEEFKSRFFLFSKKTLVFKLDDFLNFLDLRSLGGSFTSYANKIGLANKTKSLLKTNNEVVLNFAFKDGVIKGGQSKDEQKTQEIFFNEILACDELDVLFIPKALCNFELIGGGDLKNSLLDNNLLLKGNNLLALYSLKKLYANKIKLIYIDPPYNTGNDSFKYNDKFNHSTWLTFMKNRLEIAKEFLKDDGVIFVQCDDNEQAYLKVLMDEIFGKDNYLRTINIKKKQSAGVGQDAFILDVTEYIIVYCKNKNSFTYNKFYINVDFDEKQMKNYKNYIIIKDKILLKEKNDQTCGMLKIYKLDYEICKATNLTHEKFIENFNSHFTTYNPQSTFAKRMIASLDKNFYEVEYKPIRGKNQNQNTSVYFYNKRIVQMLHSIAYIRKNKIIKKQILDNFWSDISWDIIGDQGDVEFKNGKKPEALLQRIIEISTNENDIVMDFFAGSGTTLAVAHKMKRKWIGIEQMDYIETITKERLKKVVKGEQGGISKAVNWQGGGNFVYVELMSLNAIYKEKIQNLNDEKELDNIYQELKTKAFLDYRVDINEILKDKEFENLDLKDKKEILKLTLDSNMDYVLYGDIKDEDYAISEEIIKLNKIFYGDENV is encoded by the coding sequence ATGCTAAAAGATAAATTATTGCAGGATTTAGAAGAACATTTTGAAACTCTAGGACAAGTTAGAAACTTAGCACAAATTTACGATGAGAAATTATTTGTTTATCTTTTAGAAGAAAGTAAATATAAAGAAGAATTTAAAAGTAGATTTTTTCTTTTTAGCAAAAAAACTTTGGTTTTTAAGCTTGATGATTTTTTAAATTTTTTAGATCTTAGAAGCTTGGGTGGTAGCTTTACAAGCTATGCTAATAAAATAGGACTGGCAAATAAAACAAAATCTCTTTTAAAAACAAATAACGAAGTAGTATTAAATTTTGCTTTTAAAGATGGTGTTATAAAAGGCGGACAAAGCAAGGATGAGCAAAAAACACAAGAAATATTTTTTAATGAAATACTAGCCTGTGATGAATTAGATGTTTTATTTATCCCAAAGGCTTTGTGTAATTTTGAACTCATAGGGGGGGGGGATTTAAAAAATTCACTTTTAGATAATAATTTACTTCTTAAAGGAAATAATCTTTTAGCCTTATATTCTTTAAAAAAACTCTATGCAAATAAAATAAAATTAATCTACATTGATCCACCTTATAATACAGGTAATGATAGTTTTAAATATAACGATAAATTTAATCATTCTACTTGGCTTACTTTTATGAAAAATCGCCTTGAAATAGCTAAAGAATTTTTAAAAGATGATGGTGTAATTTTTGTACAATGTGATGATAATGAGCAAGCTTATTTAAAAGTGCTGATGGATGAAATTTTTGGCAAGGATAATTATTTAAGAACAATTAATATCAAAAAGAAACAGTCAGCTGGTGTAGGACAAGATGCATTTATTTTAGATGTTACTGAATATATTATTGTATACTGTAAAAATAAAAATAGCTTTACATATAACAAATTTTATATAAATGTTGATTTTGATGAAAAGCAAATGAAAAATTACAAAAATTATATAATCATTAAAGATAAAATCTTACTAAAAGAAAAAAATGACCAAACATGTGGCATGCTGAAAATATATAAACTTGATTATGAAATTTGTAAAGCAACTAATTTAACACATGAAAAATTCATAGAAAATTTTAATAGCCACTTTACAACATATAATCCACAAAGCACATTTGCTAAAAGAATGATTGCTAGTTTAGATAAAAATTTTTACGAAGTTGAATATAAACCCATAAGAGGGAAAAATCAAAATCAAAATACTAGTGTGTATTTTTACAATAAAAGAATTGTTCAAATGTTACATTCTATTGCTTATATCAGAAAAAATAAGATAATAAAAAAGCAAATCCTTGATAATTTTTGGAGTGATATTAGCTGGGATATTATAGGTGATCAAGGAGATGTAGAATTTAAAAATGGAAAAAAACCTGAAGCACTACTTCAAAGAATAATCGAAATCTCCACCAATGAAAACGACATAGTAATGGACTTTTTTGCAGGAAGTGGCACTACTTTAGCCGTTGCTCATAAAATGAAACGCAAATGGATTGGCATAGAACAAATGGATTATATAGAAACTATCACAAAAGAAAGACTTAAAAAAGTCGTAAAAGGTGAGCAAGGTGGTATCAGCAAAGCAGTAAATTGGCAAGGTGGTGGAAATTTTGTTTATGTTGAACTTATGTCACTTAATGCAATTTATAAAGAAAAAATACAAAATTTAAACGATGAAAAAGAACTAGATAACATTTATCAAGAGTTAAAAACTAAAGCTTTTTTAGATTATAGAGTGGATATAAATGAAATCTTAAAAGATAAAGAATTTGAAAATTTAGACTTAAAAGATAAAAAGGAAATTTTAAAACTTACTTTAGATTCTAATATGGATTATGTTTTATATGGCGATATAAAAGATGAAGATTATGCTATATCCGAAGAAATAATAAAACTTAATAAAATATTTTATGGTGATGAAAATGTTTAA